A region of the Pseudomonas silesiensis genome:
GCGTGCAACAAACCGGGTTGAGTGCCACTGTGGCCGATCACCGGTTGGCGATCGGGCAGGTAACCTTCAGTGCCGCTCCAGGTGCGAATCGCCTGGGCGCCTTCAAGAAAGGGGTAAAGCTCGACGGCCTGGCGCAGGATCTCGATCACCGCGTTCTGGCCCGGTCGGGCGCGGGCGTGGTCGAGGGCAAAACCCTGGCCGCCGCCCAACACGCAATTGCCCCGCGCGACCTGACGGGCATAGATGCCGCCACCCTCGACCCCGGTGCTGGCATTCATCACCAGCGGCAGCGGCTCGGTGACCAGCATCGCCGGGTGACCCGCCTGCATCGGTACCGCCTCACCGAATTGTTCGGCCAGGCTGCCGGCCCACGCGCCGGCGCAGTTCAGCAGCCAGGGCGCCTGCAGTTCGAGACCGGTGGCGGTGCGGATGCGAAAGCGCCGACCGTCGTGCTCTACGCCAGACACCGCGCATTGTTCAAGGACCTGCGCGCCATGCTGGCGCGCCGCCCGGGCAAACGCCGGGGAAACCAGGCGCGGGTTGGCATGACCGTCATCCGGGCAAAACGAGGCGCCGACAGCCACCTCGCCGACCCACGGAAAACGGGCGTGCAGTTGATCGCGGTCGAGCAGCTGCAAGTCGAGGCCGAAGCCCTGGCTGCTGGCGGCATAGTCGTGCAAGGCCTGCAGGTCGTTGAGGCTGCGGGCCAGTTTCAAGTGGCCGCTGCGTTGATACTCACCGTCGATGCC
Encoded here:
- a CDS encoding NAD(P)/FAD-dependent oxidoreductase, which translates into the protein MIEVDALIIGGGIVGASAALFLSQAGRRVALLERDFCGSHSSGVNYGGVRRQGRPLSQLPLSQRAHEIWGRLPQLIGIDGEYQRSGHLKLARSLNDLQALHDYAASSQGFGLDLQLLDRDQLHARFPWVGEVAVGASFCPDDGHANPRLVSPAFARAARQHGAQVLEQCAVSGVEHDGRRFRIRTATGLELQAPWLLNCAGAWAGSLAEQFGEAVPMQAGHPAMLVTEPLPLVMNASTGVEGGGIYARQVARGNCVLGGGQGFALDHARARPGQNAVIEILRQAVELYPFLEGAQAIRTWSGTEGYLPDRQPVIGHSGTQPGLLHAFGFAGAGFQIGPAVGQALAEIICSGASKSSLDAFSITRFHSISVA